The DNA window CCGCTCCTATCATCCAAAGCTCAAAATCGATTTGTATAATGCTTATAGCGACATTCATACACAATCGGGGGAGTATCAACACGCATTGCGTTATGAAAAGTTAGCGTTCGAATGTGAGTCAGAGCTGATTAGACTTATGCCAATAGCCGAGCTGGGGCCGAATCAATTACGCCGCCTTTCGCAACTTGATTTGCAACTCAAGTTAATTCTCTCTGAAATCGAAAACCGCGAACTAAAAGAAACAACGGAAACACAACGTAATGCGGTGGCACAGTTACAGCAAGACGTCTTCACCGATCCTTTAACGCAAATGCATAACCGCCGTTGGCTGGATGGTCAGTTAAAAGACATGTTACTGCATGACACAGACTTTGCGTTTTTAATCATCGATATCGACCACTTTAAATCAATTAATGACGAGTACAGTCACTTAATTGGGGATCAGGCCATCAGTCGAGTCTCTTTGGAAATACGTCATTATTTCAATCAAGAGGGGCAACACTGGGTGCGCTTTGGTGGTGAAGAGTTCTTAGTGATCATCGAAAATCAAAATTTAGAAACGGTCAAACTGCTAGCGGAAGAACTCCGCCACATTATCGCGCAGACCGATTGGAGTCCCATACTAGGTGACAGACAGCTCACCGTGAGTATTGGAGCCACCTTACATCGTTCTGGAGAGAATACTCAGAGAACCTTCCACCGCGCGGACAAAGCCTTATATCGAGCGAAGGCCAACGGACGCAACCAAGTGTGTCACGAAGACTAAACTGATGACACACTCTAAACCGCATCCTTGATACACCAAGAGCCCGCGCCAACCTGACAATGCGTTGTGCTGCGCAGATAAAAAAAGAGCCAATCGTAAAAGTACGATTGGCTTAAATATCGTGTGAACAAAAACATTCACTAACAACGTCAGTTGGCTAGGTGACTCTGGCTTAAAGAGTCACTTTATAATAAGCATTATACGTGCCAACTAATTAGTGTCTGTTTTTATGCTGAGATGGCTATTTTCCGGTCGATAATCCAACAACACGCTCTATTTTTCGCAAAATGCAATTCCTATATTGCAAATTTTTGCACTCATTTCCTTAGCGTAAGCAAAGCCTTTGCAAGGTTTTCATCCAGTATCACTCAAACGAATAAAATTTCGTTATACTGCATGTCATTCTCAGTAAATTAGTTGGCTTAAGGTATCTAATGAATTACATAAGTACGTACTTGAAAGGCATTGCCATGGGAGCCGCCGACGTGGTTCCTGGTGTTTCTGGTGGCACGATCGCGTTCATCACGGGTGTCTATGATACGCTGTTAGAAAGTATCCGCCGTGTTAACCCAAGCTTAATCTCTTTGTGGCGTCAGCAGGGCTTTAAAGCCGTCTGTAAACACATCAATCTTTTCTTTTTACTGTCTTTATTTGGCGGCATTCTCACCAGCATTCTGACACTCGCAAAACTGATTTCTTGGCTTTTGGAAACGCACCCCACACCAACGTGGTCTTTTTTCTTTGGCCTCATTCTGGTGTCTGTGTATCACATGATGAAACAAATAGAACACAAACAGATACCACAGTGGCTAACATTATTGCTGGGTATTGCGATCGCTTACAGTATTACTGAGATCAAACCTATCGCGATGGACGCATCAGGCATCAACATTTTTATTGCTGGTTCTATTGCTATTTGTGCGATGATTTTACCCGGCATTTCTGGCAGTTTTATTCTGTTGTTATTAGGAATGTACGCGCCGATTTTGGGCGCAGTGAAGTCCATGCAGTTTGAGGTGATCGGGCTATTCGCCATTGGCTGTATCGCAGGGTTAATGACGTTCTCTCATTTATTATCTTGGTTGCTGAATCGCCACCGAGACACAACCTTGATGCTGCTTACCGGATTAATGCTCGGGACATTACCGAAAATCTGGCCTTGGAAAGAAACCTTAACGTGGCGTATTAATTCTCATGGCGAACAAGTACCTCTATTGCAGAAGAACTTATCCCCATTCCACTATGAAGCCGTTACATCTCATCCCCCACAATTACTGTTAGCCATTGTCATGATGTTATGTGCCATTGCCGCCGTTTTAGGGTTAGAAAAGTACGCAAGTCAAAATAATAAATAGTGTGTACTGACCACTCTTATGGTGAGGGGATTTTTCCTCACCATAAGAGACTTCGCACTGCAAGCATGGCTCATTCGCGGTATAATGACTGTATATTTATGACGGGATAATCTCATATGAAACCATTTTTCGCCCTAATTCTTCTTACACTGGCCGCCAGCCCAAGTGTCCAGAGCAAAACGAATACCAATCTCACGGTGATACAACCTTACGTCACGGTCACTCAAGCGGCGCAATTAAGTGGCTTTGTTTATGGAAAAATTGTCAATAATACTAATCAAGCACAGACACTCACCAGCATCACCACCAGCGCCTCGACACGCGTTGAAATACAAACAATGGACAGTCACAATGCCAAAGCCATCGGGCGCAAAGTCGATCAACTGACTATCCCAGCACAAAGCTCAAAAGTTTTAGAGCCCGGTGATACTCGTATTGCGTTATTAGGCTTAGTCAAACCGCTAGAAGCCCATGAACACATCACGCTCACGCTGCACTTCAGTAACAAAAAAACCATTAACGTGGAAGTCCCTGTCCGCTTAAGCTTAAAAGATGCGCTGCACTCACCGGGGGTTATTCCACCCCCCATCGACCATAAAGCGACGAATTAATATTCATTCCAAGTCTCCGCTCGGTCATCCATTGCTCACGCACATCTTCCCCCTCTGAATCCGCAGCTAGAAATCCCCGTTATGTATGAAATTTTTCTAGCTGTGAACCTTATAACGCTACTCACCGCTAATTTTTTATCAATACAGCAATAAACTCTAGACAGCTCGACTGATGACGTTAGTATTGTTTACTATTCAAAAATCCATAATTAGAAATTGCCACAAACCATTTTTATATAGGAATAAATATGCAAAGCAGTAACATAGTTCAACGCTATGCTCAAGGGAATCTGGTTCTCCAGATCGTAGTGGGTATTATTGCGGGTGTCGTTCTCGCTCTCATTTCGCCGGCCGCTGCCATTAGTGTCAAACTACTTGGCTCACTTTTTGTTGGCGCACTCAAAGCCGTTGCACCTATTCTCGTATTTATTTTGGTCGCAGCATCAATTGCCAACCAGAAAAAAAACCAAAGCTCTAACATGCGTCCCGTTGTGACCTTGTATCTCATCGGTACATTTGCAGCATCATTAACCGCCGTTGCCCTGAGCTTTCTTTTCCCAACCACATTGAACTTAGGCGACTCAGTGACAGGAACCACGCCACCTCAAGGCATTGGTGAAGTCCTGCATACCCTACTTTTTAAGTTGGTCGATAACCCAATCAGTGCATTGATGAATGCCAACTACATCGGTATCTTGGCTTGGGCCATTGGTTTAGGACTCGCCCTTCATCACGCCTCAGAGAGCACCAAGGGAGTGTTTGAAGACCTTAGCCACGGGGTATCACAAATTGTTCGCTTTATTATCCGTCTAGCCCCTATTGGTATCTTCGGTTTAGTTGCCTCCACTTTTGCAACCACAGGGTTTGACTCTCTATTAAACTTTGGACACTTACTGGCTGTTTTGCTTAGCGCAATGATATTTATTGCCCTAATCGTCAACCCGCTGATTGTCTATATCAAAACAGGCGTTAACCCATACCCATTAGTTCTTCAATGCTTACGTGAAAGTGGCGTGACGGCATTTTTCACGCGTTCAAGCGCTGCCAATATTCCAGTCAATATGAACTTGTGTGAAAAACTGAAGTTGGATGAAGATACTTATTCTGTCTCTATCCCACTGGGCGCAACCATTAATATGGGTGGCGCAGCCATTACCATCACAGTGCTGACACTCGCAGCCGTGCATACACTAGGGATCGATATTGATATTACCACCGCGATCCTCTTAAGTTTGGTTGCGGCCATTTCCGCGTGTGGCGCCTCTGGTGTTGCGGGTGGGTCACTCCTATTGATTCCCCTAGCTTGTAGCCTCTTTGGTATTTCTAATGACGTTGCAATGCAGGTTGTCGGAGTTGGCTTTATTATCGGTGTGATCCAAGACTCAGCCGAAACCGCGTTAAACAGCTCAACGGACGTTGTCTTTACTGCGGCAGTGTGTCGTAGCAAGCAAAACTAACGCGAGCGTTAAAAACAAAAAAACCGACATCATGTCGGTTTTTTTATGCCTATTATATCCGGTTAAAAGTGCTTCTGAGTAAAATCTAACGAGGGTTTTATATCCTTAGACTCTTCCACTTTGTCCACCGTCGAAGACGGTGACTGAGCGTCTTGTTGCTCATCATCGAGCGACGGTTCGACCAATGACACTCCTTGTTCTGGCGCATTGATATCATGCTCTGACGAAAGCGATTCGAACGGCACGTCCACTTTGTCTTCATCTGAGACAGGAATAGGCCGTTTATACAATCGGTTCAAAACTCGAATGAGCGCATGGTCAGACACGTCTTTGTTGATGATTTTTTTATGCAGCGGTTTTGCTAAAGACTGTAACCCGACCACGGATTCAACCCCAATTTTAGCGCCGACCGCATCACGAATGGCTTTAGCGGGTTCGTATTGGCACATTGCCGACAAGAAAAACCAGATGTAAGCAATTTCATTACCGTTTGTCCCGTAATCCATCCACGCATGACCCGCATGAAACATCGCTTCACGACTTCCCCGTTCTGATGCGCGTTCCAGCCAATAACAGGCTTTGCGATGATCACTGGACACACCGATACCATTCAGATAATGCAACCCCAATTTCATCATTGCCGCGGTATTACCCATGGTCACCGCTTGGTATAACCAATAATTCGAATCACTCGGCGAAGGGGATGGGTTGTCTTTAGCGACACACCAATCGGCCATAAACAAAATGGCATCGATAACGTTCTTCTCCGCGGCTTCCTGCATAAACGTCAACCCTCGCTGAACGTTTACCTCCGTTCCCGTACCTTCAATGAACAGTTTTCCGACTTCCATCTTGGCTAAGAGATCGCCATCTTGCGCACGTATATATGTCTCCCAAAAGTGAATTTTTTCGTTCATGATGACATCAGTACGCATACGCTTCGCTAAGCGGATAAGGCCAAAGATACCGTTTCTATCATCCATGGACGCCGCTTTTTCATACCAAAAAAACGCCTCATTGCTATTGCCACGTTCAGCCTCTTTCGCCAAATACAACATCGTTGGCACATGACCGGACTCCGCTTTGAATAAACGTTCTTTATGTTCTTGCTCGCGCATGCGTTGCAACGCTTTATGATAGGCGATTTCTTTGGCCGCTTTTTCTTCTTTTAGTCGACGTTTGCGCATCGATAACGCAATCATCCAAATAAAAATGAGGATAAGGGAAACCCCTAAAACACCGACCGCAATTCCAATATTATCCATGAAGTAATGTTCTTTTCTCTTAGTTTTATGACATCCGAGCACCAGTTAACACTCAGACTAAAGACATCAATTTGTAATAAAGCTTATCATACCTGACGCACGCTCAATGCCTCACCGCCAGGATTTATCTCCATAACACGTATTTAACCAGAGAAAATGCTGGAGCCCTGATGATTCGATCGCACCATGGCCTTTTCTTACGATGAACATCACGGAAAAGATAAAAGCATGCTGAAGAGTCTTGATAATAAAGTCAAAACAGCCCCTTAATTACGCGGTTTCTCATGAAAAAACCATACCTCGCAGGGCGTATTTTTCAATTACATACCTTGACCTATTAAAAACAAAGGCTTTAACTAAAGGTTAAGGCTGAAAAAGTCATCACTCACATGGAAGAAGTTGAATATTATCATGAATGATCTGGTCTCTACTCCTTACCCTCTCGGCGCAACACTTAACTCTCACGGGTGCAATTTTGCTATCTATGCGCCTGCCAGTTCAGATATCCAATTAGTGCTGTTTGATGAATTGGGCGAACACTACACTGAACATCCACTGCAACATAACTATGCCCATATTAAACATACGTATATCCCTGACATTAAGGAAGGTCAGTTATACGGATTTATTGTGACAATCAATGATAAAGCCCATTATATCTCCGACCCATACGCCCAAGCGATATCCGCACCGTTACACTACACCCCACCCTTCGATGAAAAAACCAGTTTCACCTTACCTAAGTGTGTTGTCACAGCAGACCATTTTGATTGGCAAGATAGCACCATGCCCAAACGGCCTAGAGAAGAGATGATATTGTGTGAAACCCATGTGAAAGGGCTCACTCAGTTACACCCAGATGTACCACCGCGCGAAAATGGCACGTATTTAGGATTGGTCAGTGAACCAATGCTGGAGTTTTATCAGCAACAAAATATCAATACGTTACAGTTGTTGCCTATCGCTGCCTGCATGCATGAGCCGCATTTGCTCGAAATGGATATGGTCAACTATTGGGGTTACAACCCTTATCTCTTTATGGCTCCTGATCCTCGCTATGCCCATAAAGACGCAGTGACCGAACTGAAAACGGCGGTGCGCGAGCTGCATAAAGCCGGTATAGAAGTGATACTCGATGTGGTATACAACCACACAGCAGAAGGCGGGGATAATGGTCTCATTTTTAACCTAAAAGCACTCGATCCGCACTATTATTTAATGCATGAAGAGCATTTTGCGAATTTTACCGGTTGTGGGAACACCCTGAATCTAGCCTATCAACCCTCACTCAACCTCGTCATGGATACGTTGCGCTTCTGGGTACAAAACTACCATATTGACGGATTTCGTTTCGATTTAGCCGCTACATTGGGTCGCTATGGCGATCAATTCCGCGCCGATGGCGGCTTTTTCAAAGCTATTGCTCAAGATCCAATTCTTAAAGACATAAAATTGATTGCCGAGCCTTGGGATATTGGTCCCAATGGATACCAAGTGGGGAACTTCCCGTTTGGTTGGAATGAGACCAATGACAAGCTCCGCGATGTCGCACGCAGCTTTTGGCGCGGCGATGCGGGCTATCTGAACGATTTTGCGACGCGTATTATGGGCTCGCGCGACTTATATAGTGCCGCCAATTGGCCATTTAAGTTAACGGTCAATTACATTACTTACCATGACGGTTTCACCATGCAAGATCTGGTGACTTATAAACATAAGCATAATGAAGCCAATGGTGAAAATAACCAAGATGGTCATGGTGATAATCGCTCTGATAATTATGGGGAAGAAGGTGAAACCTTCAATGTCACGATAAAAAGTCGCCGAGAACGTCAAAAGCGCAATATGGTCACCAGCATGTTATTTGCTTTCGGTATACCACACATACTGACCGCTGATCTCCTTTCGCATACTCAGCAAGGCAACAACAACGCATATTGTCAGGATAATGAATTAAGCTGGCTCAATTGGGAGCTCAATTCGTCACAAGAAGTCTTTCGTCACTGGGTAGCGAAAATGATGAAAGCTCGCCAACAATATATGGTGCCATTTATTCGTGCCTTCAGTGGTGAAACCCGTAATGACAATCGCGTATTTTGGCGTCGCGTTGATGGTCAAGAGATGAATATGGAAGATTGGGACAAGGTATCGTCCGTTGCACTGCATTTAGGAATGAACGAGGATGGTGACGAAATGCTCTACCTCATCAATCAAAGTCGTGCCCCCGCTCGCTTTCGTTTACCGACGGATAAACAACAGCAGTGGCAAATCATCTGTGATACCAATAACCTCCACAATAAAAAGTTAGGTATCACAGAAAAAGAACGCTTACAGTTGCCAACATCCATGTCGATTTTATATTTTTCGGCCAAGTAAAGGCATCATCGCCAACCTGATTGAATATGATTGTCCCTCCTGCCAGTTAAATTGTCACATCTCAACAATACGGATGGTTGAGTTGTGGCAGTTTATTAACATAACCCTGTTTTTCCCTTGATATTAAACTGCTCAAATAGACTGACATTAATCGTTAACGTTGCACATTGCCGATAAATTAAAATCACACAGCACCGCTTTAATAAAGAATGATAAATGGCTAAGTGATTGTTTGTGCATATCAATATTTGAGTGTAAAAGTTATCGCCCCGTTGGGGAAATAAAAAGGTGATCCCTATGCAGAAAACCGTTTCAGTGGTAATTCCTTGCTATAACGAAAGTGAGGTAATCGATCAGACCGTAGCAGAAATGTTACAAGTGACCCAAGGTATTGAGAACTATCAATTCGAACTGTTGTTCGTAAACGATGGCAGTGCGGACGATACCGAAAGTAAATTACTGCAGTACAGTAAGGAACATGACAATATCCACCTGATATCCTTTTCACGTAACTTCGGTCACCAACCTGCCGTGTCTGCGGGCATTCAGGCAAGTACAGGGGATGCCGTCGTTCTGATTGATGCAGACTTACAAGATCCACCGCAACTGATCGATGGCATGATCAAACTTTGGGAACAAGGCTATGATGTCGTCTATGGAACTCGGGAAAATCGTGAAGGCGAATCACGCTTCAAACTCGCCTCAGCAAAATGGTTCTACCGCATACTCAACTACTTATCGGAAGTTCCTATTCCATTAGACACAGGCGATTTTCGTTTGATGGACCGTCAAGTGGTTGATCAACTAAATGCAATGCCAGAAAAGCACCGTTTCATTCGTGGCATGGTCAGTTGGATTGGTTTCAATCAAACGTCGATTACCTACAAACGTAATGAGCGTTTTGCAGGCGAAACCAAATACCCACTGAAAAAAATGTTGTCATTCGGGTTAGATGGCATCCTCTCGTTTTCCGTCAAACCGCTCAAACTGTCCATCGTTACTGGCTTTATTTCTTCCGGTATCGCGCTCGTCATGTTGTTTTATACCATTTATATCCGCTTAGCGACGGACCAATGGCAATCTGGTTGGGCATCCATGCTCGTTGCGATGCTATTTATCGGGGGCGTGCAATTGATTTCTATCGGTATTTTAGGCGAATACATCGCGCGTATTTATAGTGAATCAAAAGATAGGCCACTGTATATCGTCAAAAAAGACATCAAACAACCGAGAAAAGATGATGAATCTGACCTCGATTAAGCAAACGCTGTATACAAACGCCAAACAAAAGCTACGGTTTGCAGCGGTCGGCGGTTTAAATACCGCCGTGTCTTACTTCGCTTTTGTGACTATTTTTCAGTTGCTCGATAATTATATTCTGGCTTCTGTGCTCGCGTACTGCATTGGTGTTATGTGCAGTTTTCTTCTTAACCGCGGATTTGTCTTTAATAGTCAGCACCAGAAAGGGCAGTTAATTCCGTTCATTCTGGTTAATCTTGCCTCATTAGGAGCAAGTACGCTCAGCTTGTATCTACTGGTATCAGGGTTACATATCAACGCGTACATTGGACAGTTTTTCAGTATTTTTGTGTCCATGACAATGAACTATATAGGCTATCAACGCATTTTTAAAAATGGTATTAGTTTGAAAACACTTACTCAAAACATCGCAGGTGAGGTGCATCCTATGAATGTCTCATCGTTAATTCGCGCCGCGTTATTTCTCGCGTGTCTTGCAGTCACACTGCATAATATTTATACCTCCGTCCTCATCAATATCGCCCATGATGCCCTGCCATATATGGCGCATTATGCAGACAAGTTTACCTCGGAAGGTCGTTGGATTAACTTTGCCGTTTTTCCAATCAGTAGCAGTTTGAACCCCCAATTAGCCAATGCTCTCTGTTTTCTTTTCATTGGTGTATTTGGCTATAACGTGTCACGCTCCCTCAGCCGTGATCGTTGGTTAGCCGCATTTTTTGCACTGACGGTAATGAATATCCCCTACTACACCATGCTGTTCAAATGGCCAATGACGCTACTACCAGGTTGTATCATGTTGGCGGTATTTAGCTATTACCGTAACCGCTTATCCATACCAAGTATGTTACTCATCTCAGGTGTGCTGCTCTTTGCCACCTATCCCGCGTTCTATTTTGTGATGCCGTTAATCTATCTCGCCTACCTAAAAGACCGTAATTACAAAGATATTTTGGTCTTTATGCTGTGGTGGGCTGCGGGTTACATTCTGGGCTATCTCATCGGTAATGGGCTCATTTATCTCTACACTTGGATATTTGAAGGCCACGCTCACTTCATGCAAATGGCGTCATGGCGTAAAGAAACCCCATTAACAGGTTTTGAATCATTACTTAATAATGTCGATAAAAGTGCGGGTGACTTTACTCGGAATGCCAACTACATTTCGGAGCTAAGCCCATGGTTCTACCTGCCCGCGCTGGGAATTACGCTGCTCACAGTGAAAGACAATGTGAAGTATTTCTTAGTCGTACTTGCAGTGATCATTTCCATCTATGCCAGTGTGATTGTGTTGGGTGTGCACGTGCCGCTTCGCTCGGGTATCACGCTACCGCTCGGCATTGCCATGGTGGTGTTCCTGCTAAAACACCCGTGGGCAAAGTATATCAACCTTATTCTGCTGCTGATTCCGTTGGCCTATCAGACATACAGCTACAACCATAAATACAATAATACGCGGATCATTATGGCGAATGTCATTGAAAAAAATGATGTAAACCACAAAATTGCTGATAAGTCTAAATACGATAAGATCGTAGCAACCGTGGATAAGGAAAAGATGAGTGAATGGCTAAAAAACGTCACACACTCTAAGCAATTTAATAACTTATCAAACTTGGAATACCATATGATTCGTCCGTATTTCTACAAACTAGGATGGCCAGATTCCGCCATTACGGTCAACTATATCCACCAAAAGACGCCGATTAAGGGGGAAACCGAAGTCTCGATTAAAGACCGCACGCTCTACGTTCACTTCGAGTAATCATCGCTCTTTTGATGGTCATCAGCGCGCACCGGAGTCGGTGCGCGTTTTTGCATGATAACGTTGCCGCACACTCAAAGATGGGCATCGCCTTCTTTACCAAGATAATGCTTAATATATGAATGGTAAATTACTGATAACCTTCCCTAATTTCACTTACCAATTAAAATCATTAAATTTAAAAAGTTCATAAACATCACAAGCAAACGTGACCGTTGTCGGATAGGAAGCCATCATTAACCTTTCTAATATGTGCTAGGTTAACCAGCCACAAAAGGCATACCCTTTTATAACAATAATGCCTCTTATTGATAACTTATCACAACAGACACAGGTCACAGGAGATATTTTGAATTCTATTACTATGGGTGTGATCGGCAACTATGCTGGCCACCTCTCCGGCGCAGAAAACGTACAAGAAAACGAACATCCAAGTGGGCTATTTGTTATCGATCACAATGCGTCCTCACTGACAACCGATGCCATTATCCACTACCCAACCAAAGGTGAGAATATTGATATCGAACCTGAGTTCGTTATTGAATATGACATTATTTATGAGGGTGAACAAGTCAGCCAAGTGCGTGGACGTCGCATGACCATTGGTAACGATATTACTATCCGCCAATTAAAAGACGAAACCAAAATCAGTGCTCGTAAATCATGGGGCAAAGCATCTAAAGGCGTATATTCACAGTGGTGGTCACTGGACTCACTGACCGATTTATCCGATATCAGCCTCATCTCGTACATTGAAACCAATGGCGAATGTCATCTCGCCACTCAACCGCTAGAAACCCATCAAATCAAGCTTTTTGGCGCGGCGCTGGAAGACTGGCTCGTCACAACGCTGAATAATCAAGGTTCTCACGGTATGTTTGACCAACTATTACCGCAACTTAAAGCCAATGGCTACCCTACAACACTGACGTTATTTACAGGCGCTCCAAACTACACCGATTGGGGAAAAACCTACTTCCTGCAACCGGATGATATCATGCACATCATTGGCTACCGTACCAGCGAATATGATCATCAAGAGGTGATGGACTTATTTGCCAGTAATAACATTCAAGCAGTGCCTAATATCTTATACCTGAAGCAAAAGATGAAAGACGCAGAGCTTGTATCCTGATTATCATGAATGATGACAAAGGGGCCTGACAACCCCTGTCTATTGGCAATAAAAAAGAGCGGCTCACCGCTCTTTTTTTTTACTACTGATATCAAATGCGCGGCAAAAACACTTCCGCCATCATACAACGCACACTGCCACCGCCGATTTTCTCGATGGTCGTGACATCGATTGGCAATAGCTCGCCATACTGACGTAACCGTTGAAGTTGGTCCGGATGGAAGGCTTCATAAGCGGATTGGGAAAGAACAATCACCGGTTTGCCACTCTCTGTTATTACGACCAACACATTTCCGCAGAAACGATTCATCTGTTCAATCGTAATATGTATCACGTCTTTATTAGCCATGAGACGCTCAATCACGGCACGTCGTTGTGTTGGCTCAATGACTTCATCACAAATGATACAAAACGCCTCCCCCAACGCCATCATAACGTTCGTGTGGTACACACTCTGACCGGAAGGCAGGCTTGTTCTAAACGGAACGGTTTCATAACCGATGTGGGCAGCATATTCGTCTAATACCGTTTCATCACACCGCTGCGACAACGCAGCATAAATAACGCCAGCATGATGATCCATCACCATTGCGCCGGTACTCTCTAGATATTTTTCAACCGCAATGTATTGAGAGAACGTGTCCACGCCTTGTACAGCCCAGCCAGCCTGCTTTAATACTGTCGATAGAGCCTCTGGACGCACTTCAACTTGACGATTTTCTGAGGCCATTGGAAACGTAATCAAGCGCCCATCGGCCATCGTACTAAACCAATTATTCGGAAATACCGCATCAGGCGTCGGAGTCTCTGACAGTGGGTAATCAAATTCAATGACCGTAACACCCGCCTCGCGCACCCCATTCACAAGCCGCTCGTACTCCACCATTGCTCGCTGTTGAACCGTCTCGGTGGTGAGTGATAAAGGCGTCTGGAATTCATTATCGCCTGCTGTTTGTTCATTAAACTGAAATTCTTTCGGGGGGACAACGACAACCGCATCGGCATACTGCCCATGGCGTGGATAAAAAGGTTGAGCCAATTTGTTTTGCATAACGTCACTCACTACGTAGATAGTTTCATTGTTAGTCTAGATACTTCTCTCACTCTCGGCAACGTTACCTGACC is part of the Vibrio zhugei genome and encodes:
- a CDS encoding GtrA family protein — protein: MMNLTSIKQTLYTNAKQKLRFAAVGGLNTAVSYFAFVTIFQLLDNYILASVLAYCIGVMCSFLLNRGFVFNSQHQKGQLIPFILVNLASLGASTLSLYLLVSGLHINAYIGQFFSIFVSMTMNYIGYQRIFKNGISLKTLTQNIAGEVHPMNVSSLIRAALFLACLAVTLHNIYTSVLINIAHDALPYMAHYADKFTSEGRWINFAVFPISSSLNPQLANALCFLFIGVFGYNVSRSLSRDRWLAAFFALTVMNIPYYTMLFKWPMTLLPGCIMLAVFSYYRNRLSIPSMLLISGVLLFATYPAFYFVMPLIYLAYLKDRNYKDILVFMLWWAAGYILGYLIGNGLIYLYTWIFEGHAHFMQMASWRKETPLTGFESLLNNVDKSAGDFTRNANYISELSPWFYLPALGITLLTVKDNVKYFLVVLAVIISIYASVIVLGVHVPLRSGITLPLGIAMVVFLLKHPWAKYINLILLLIPLAYQTYSYNHKYNNTRIIMANVIEKNDVNHKIADKSKYDKIVATVDKEKMSEWLKNVTHSKQFNNLSNLEYHMIRPYFYKLGWPDSAITVNYIHQKTPIKGETEVSIKDRTLYVHFE
- a CDS encoding DUF5718 family protein, which codes for MNSITMGVIGNYAGHLSGAENVQENEHPSGLFVIDHNASSLTTDAIIHYPTKGENIDIEPEFVIEYDIIYEGEQVSQVRGRRMTIGNDITIRQLKDETKISARKSWGKASKGVYSQWWSLDSLTDLSDISLISYIETNGECHLATQPLETHQIKLFGAALEDWLVTTLNNQGSHGMFDQLLPQLKANGYPTTLTLFTGAPNYTDWGKTYFLQPDDIMHIIGYRTSEYDHQEVMDLFASNNIQAVPNILYLKQKMKDAELVS
- a CDS encoding arginine deiminase-related protein, whose product is MQNKLAQPFYPRHGQYADAVVVVPPKEFQFNEQTAGDNEFQTPLSLTTETVQQRAMVEYERLVNGVREAGVTVIEFDYPLSETPTPDAVFPNNWFSTMADGRLITFPMASENRQVEVRPEALSTVLKQAGWAVQGVDTFSQYIAVEKYLESTGAMVMDHHAGVIYAALSQRCDETVLDEYAAHIGYETVPFRTSLPSGQSVYHTNVMMALGEAFCIICDEVIEPTQRRAVIERLMANKDVIHITIEQMNRFCGNVLVVITESGKPVIVLSQSAYEAFHPDQLQRLRQYGELLPIDVTTIEKIGGGSVRCMMAEVFLPRI